One Gemmatimonas sp. DNA window includes the following coding sequences:
- the cpaB gene encoding Flp pilus assembly protein CpaB: MFGDRRYRFVLYIALLVAGLATLGVYRVIDGMRASSRVATQNVVIASADVPEGTALTAATLAVVQLPVAAVPAGSYTSPDSVVGRVSRIPIFKGEAIVPGRLAPDGTAGGIEVKILPGKRAMSVRIDDVAGISGMVQPNSRVDVMLTTRDATAQGAQVSKLFMSNMRILSIGSNIARGEDGRPINAPTATLEVTPAEAERLALAVREGAIQLVLRGYGDPDSVQTTGAKRGDLLTQVDNGPPPAPAPTPAPSRVSRAPARPAPAAPIATVPIPEKTDSVVVRVYRGDQLSSLKFEQARDSARRDSLRRAEQRRRDSMPPSPFR; this comes from the coding sequence ATGTTTGGTGACCGTCGTTATCGCTTCGTGCTGTATATCGCCCTGCTCGTGGCCGGCTTGGCAACGCTCGGGGTGTATCGCGTCATTGACGGCATGCGCGCCAGCAGCCGTGTGGCCACGCAAAACGTCGTCATCGCCTCGGCTGACGTGCCCGAAGGCACCGCATTGACCGCCGCGACCTTGGCCGTCGTGCAGTTGCCGGTGGCTGCAGTGCCAGCCGGTTCCTACACGTCGCCCGACTCGGTGGTCGGGCGCGTGTCCCGCATCCCGATCTTCAAGGGCGAAGCGATCGTCCCCGGGCGTCTCGCTCCCGACGGCACCGCCGGCGGCATCGAAGTGAAGATTCTCCCGGGCAAGCGCGCGATGTCGGTGCGCATCGACGACGTCGCCGGCATCTCTGGCATGGTGCAGCCGAACTCGCGCGTCGACGTCATGCTCACCACGCGCGACGCGACGGCACAGGGGGCGCAGGTGTCGAAGCTGTTCATGAGCAACATGCGCATTCTGTCGATCGGGTCGAACATCGCCCGCGGCGAAGACGGCCGTCCGATCAACGCGCCCACGGCGACGCTGGAAGTCACGCCGGCCGAGGCCGAGCGTCTCGCCCTGGCCGTCCGTGAAGGCGCCATTCAACTCGTCCTTCGCGGCTACGGCGATCCCGACTCGGTGCAGACCACCGGCGCCAAGCGCGGTGATCTGCTCACGCAGGTGGACAACGGTCCGCCGCCCGCTCCGGCACCAACGCCCGCACCGTCGCGCGTGTCGCGCGCGCCCGCGCGCCCGGCCCCCGCAGCACCGATTGCCACCGTCCCGATTCCCGAGAAGACCGACTCGGTCGTCGTGCGCGTCTATCGCGGCGACCAGCTGTCATCGCTCAAGTTCGAACAGGCGCGTGATAGCGCGCGCCGTGATTCACTCCGTCGTGCCGAGCAGCGCCGACGTGACTCCATGCCGCCTTCGCCGTTTCGCTGA
- a CDS encoding TadE/TadG family type IV pilus assembly protein has protein sequence MKRSLRRFLREHDAGPIVEFAVVVPVLLLLLFGIVDFAQAFGQRNNLVAAVREGARFAASSSDPCNDQVRIRKQVTDYFVNVTGNSLPVVPTIAFTPVNVCSGATPRNLESVMVCVRNYPVNSTISKLTKRALVLQASAVFRWEQAPSTIADSITKC, from the coding sequence ATGAAGCGTTCTTTACGTCGATTTCTTCGTGAGCACGACGCGGGACCGATCGTGGAGTTTGCGGTGGTCGTGCCGGTGCTGTTGCTGTTGCTCTTCGGCATCGTCGACTTCGCGCAGGCGTTTGGTCAACGAAACAATCTGGTTGCAGCGGTGCGGGAAGGCGCGCGCTTCGCGGCGTCAAGCTCAGATCCTTGCAACGATCAGGTGCGGATACGTAAGCAAGTTACGGATTATTTCGTGAACGTTACGGGAAACAGCCTTCCAGTGGTGCCGACGATAGCGTTCACGCCAGTGAACGTCTGCTCAGGGGCAACACCGAGAAATCTGGAGTCCGTTATGGTCTGCGTCCGTAACTATCCGGTCAATTCCACGATCTCAAAGCTGACGAAGCGAGCGCTAGTCCTTCAAGCGTCTGCTGTGTTTCGCTGGGAACAAGCCCCCAGCACAATTGCAGACTCGATAACCAAGTGCTGA